The genomic interval GATGTCAAGCCATCTGTGTTACTCAGACTCGGTTTGCAATATTTAACATGTGCACATCCAAATGCTGGACATTGCTATTTTATGAAAAGTATGCATGCTTTTTCTTTTTCTAAATCTAATTGGCATTCCCCTGTCGGAGTGTTGGCTCTCGGACACGGATAGGCAAAGGTAATATGAGAAATAATAGTAATTGATGTGTCATAATATGCGTGCAGGAGGATCGGCCATTGTTTATCCAATTCTGTGCCAATGATCCGAATATCTTACTTGAAGCTGCCAGCAGGGTGGAAACATTATGTGACTATGTTGATATTAATCTCGGGTAAGCTGTATTGATTAATTCTGCTACTTCTTGATTTGCATACCACCACTGTAAATATTTACTTTGAATACCTACGTTTGCATGGAACATTTGGTCGGCGCTCAAATGACTGTATTACATTCTATTTGCAGCTGTCCTCAGCGTATTGCTCGACGGGGTAATTATGGAGCCTTTTTGATGGACAACCTCCCTCTTGTACGGTCCTTGGTGGAAAAACTAGCTCAAAATCTTCAGGTTCCTGTTTCCTGCAAAATCAGACTTTTCCCAAAGATGGAAGATACTATAAGCTATGCCAAAATGCTGGAGGAAGCTGGTTGCTCTCTTTTAGCTGTTCATGGTCGAACTAGGGATCAGAAGGACCAGAGGAAAATTAGGGCTGATTGGAGTTCAATCAAGGAGGTCCGAAATGCCATTCAGATCCCAGTTCTTGCCAATGGAAATGTTAGACACATGGATGATGTCGACGACTGTTTAGAGGCAACTGGTTGTGAAGGTGTACTTTCTGCTGATGCCCTTCTTGAAAACCCAGCCCTTTTTGCTGGTTTCCGAACTAATGAATGGGTTGATGATAGTGAGGCAAACTTTATAAAAGGAAAGTTAGACCAAGCAGAACTGCTCACCGAATACCTGAAATTTTGCGAGAAGTATCCTGTGCCGTGGAGGATGGTTTGTGCTCATGTTCACAAGATGCTAGGGGAGTGGTTTCGATTGCAACCCCAAGTGCGTGAGGAACTCAATGGGACTAGGCTAACATTCGAATTCCTTTACAAATTGATTGATCAGCTTCGACAGCTTGGTGTTAGTATTCCACTTCATTTGAAGGATAAATGTGGCTCTGTGAACATGGTGGCTGAAAACTAAGATGGACCAGTGTAACATGTGAATGTGACCCCGCCAGGTCTCCATTAAGCTCATATTTAAGCAGATGCCGGCTTGCTTTTGTGGCAAATCACTCGAGTGCTGAAATTTATGATCTCCAATCAGTTACAAAAAACTTGCATTATTTATAAAAGAGATTTGGATACTTTCTACAATAGCTAAGAATGTAATGTGCTTGGCTTCTGTAGTTACATGTAGCATTAGCTTAAAACAATTTTGTATTGGAAATACGTACACGAGATCGTATTCCACATTGCTGTATTAGCAAAAAGTTTTAACCGACTTTTAGcgagtccatttttgaaataatggtcaaaaataaaatatttgtcgttttgggtcggttttgaaaatatttgtcaaaatggtgtccacgtaggctcgggatttctagacctgaaacacgccactactaatggcgtgttttgtgaaggaaacacgccattagtagtggcgtgtctttacaacaatttttttcctcaactgactgaacttaaaaaaaaaaaaagaaaaaaaaaaagaattacacaagacacgccattaggggtggtgtgtttcccctccgaaacccgccattcccaatggcgtgtttgttttagtccattttttaatgaagtttctttccgtactcattataaacacgccatttgtagtggcgtgttttaggtccagaaatcccgagcctacgtggacaccattttgacaaatattttcaaaaccgacccaaaacaacaaatattttatttttgaccattatttcaaaaatggattcaCTTTTAGCAAGCTTTGTGGTATAGTGCCTTAAAAGTAGATCGAGGAGTACACCTCTTATTTAGTCATTTTGCTATAAATCCCCAGTGGTAATTTTATCCCAATCCACTGTAGATTATAGTATCTGCAATCTATCAATTTCCTCTTTAGGTGACTGCCAATTTTACGAGTTTGTTGGATTAAATTGATCCATATTCATTAGACCAAGATCTGCAGACGATATGATTCCAAGGATTAATTTGCTATTATCGCCAAGGAGCTTGAGAACTTCCCTTGGTATTCCAGTGCGTCAAAGATGAGACTGAAGTCAGTGGTCTAATATAAAGATGAAACAAAAACACATCTCGATTGTGATAGAGGAGTTTGTACAAAGATACTCTTATTTCTGTATGCACACCCTTGAAATTCGTTAATTTCGAAAATTATTTCTGTATACACACCCTTGAAATTCGTTAATACCGAAAATTATTCTTCACTTTAGAGACTAAATGCTCCCCATAAACAGCACGCCCAAGTTTCTTAATCCCTCCAGATTTCTGCACACAGATCTCCATGGGCTCAATTGCTGCATCAAAATTTGTCTGCACATTCAACGGAAGTTCTGTTAACTCTCACTCAACTATGACTGTATGAGAGGGGTAAATAACTATGATGAAAGAGGGCTAACCTCGTAGAAGTAAGCTACACAGATCCGGTATTTTGGGGAATTATTGATGACCCGATGTAGAGTTGACTCATACATTCCATTGGTCAAAATCTGTAAAATAGGAAActtaaaataattcaaaaaatGCGTGGCAACTGTCGGGGTAAGGTAAAAAACGGTATGGCAAACACCTTCAGCATATCCCCAATGTTGCAGACAAATGTGCCAGGGATTGGCGGAGCCCAAATCCACTCTCCTGAATGATTCCGAACCTTCAACAACATTTGAGCTCAATCAAAACCAAGATGGCTACCGAAACTAAAATTTGAGAGCCTTGCATAATACTGTAGTAAAGTATGTCACTCTTATTGCTAATTGTGTATATGCCAAAATGTCGGATTCGGGCACCTTAAAGGGAGTGTTAGATGTTCGTACCCTTGTATCAATGTCAGTGTTGACATGATACTTGATGAAAAGTAAAGGGTCTGAGCAAGATAGGTAAAATAACACTGTATTGGATAGGGTTTAAGGTCTACCTATGATCTCAACTCTCAACTCACAAAGATATACAAACAAAAGAGGTCATTTGTCCCTGACACTCCATATCCGAAAGAGAATACAATTATATGCTGACATGTTGATCTCTATCTGTGAATTCATTTCATAACCTTGATAAGACTATTTTGGTTTGCAATCAGCCTCAAAACATGTTATCATATTTGTCATTCATTTGCAGTTCATCATATACTCAAACGAACATC from Silene latifolia isolate original U9 population unplaced genomic scaffold, ASM4854445v1 scaffold_589, whole genome shotgun sequence carries:
- the LOC141639898 gene encoding uncharacterized protein LOC141639898, whose product is MRICVSYPHLRRTILQLPLRLLSTMASPQHNLDDLLCSPSPGPITTTTTEGTQGENPSSAPYPNGYLTGEAHIERAWAHWTKLGRPKTVVAPMVDCSELPFRMLCRKYGAQAAYTPMLHARLFSECEKYRSTEFSTCKEDRPLFIQFCANDPNILLEAASRVETLCDYVDINLGCPQRIARRGNYGAFLMDNLPLVRSLVEKLAQNLQVPVSCKIRLFPKMEDTISYAKMLEEAGCSLLAVHGRTRDQKDQRKIRADWSSIKEVRNAIQIPVLANGNVRHMDDVDDCLEATGCEGVLSADALLENPALFAGFRTNEWVDDSEANFIKGKLDQAELLTEYLKFCEKYPVPWRMVCAHVHKMLGEWFRLQPQVREELNGTRLTFEFLYKLIDQLRQLGVSIPLHLKDKCGSVNMVAEN
- the LOC141639899 gene encoding homoarginine-6-hydroxylase 2-ODD-C23.1-like (The sequence of the model RefSeq protein was modified relative to this genomic sequence to represent the inferred CDS: added 104 bases not found in genome assembly) — protein: MRLIGYPVVSKANGCSKAENDIGCGAHTDYGLLTLVNQDEDVTALQVRNHSGEWIWAPPIPGTFVCNIGDMLKILTNGMYESTLHRVINNSPKYRICVAYFYETNFDAAIEPMEICVQKSGGIKKLGRAVYGEHLVSKVKNNFRY